A stretch of the Jeotgalibacillus haloalkalitolerans genome encodes the following:
- a CDS encoding DUF262 domain-containing protein — protein sequence MINNVTKAPISQLLDSERSYIYHIPKYQREYTWSKSQWENLFDDLTENDAGYFLGSIICINTITSALGDPEFEVVDGQQRLTTLSILLATLYGVLDDHRGELDEDNVSDLLQLKRKIVLKKDNNKIRVSPQIQNSNLEDYEYLMGELKILPSRKKPKNTGNRRIYKAHTYFKNRLLEEGENSVEKIKKWLLILEKVNAAIVVMIEVSTHADAYTLFESLNNRGTPLTAVDLMKNLLLAQVDQNKNSSIDVFFDQWTQILDLIGNEYKIQERFFRHYYNAFRTTINEPFKKGNESKKFPLGAIATRSTLLSIYQTMIKNDPEKFLDSIIRSARVYASILLNEEDLPAEIKEHLKDLERIQGSPSHLLLLYLFENQAKLFLDDQTLSKIVSLLVKFFVRRNLTDVPNTRDLTKIFMDIILLIEENDLIENNIYILIRDQLKRHSVDDMIFKDKLRGDIYEENAGAARFVLSKIAQQGMTKESKVNLWERNKNNKYVWTIEHIFPQGKNIPQDWVDMIADGDVEKARDHQQNLVHTLGNLTITGYNSNLSNLPFITKRDKTDRNGLYIGFKNGINLNEDLKNAEAWKPEMINKRTENLVERILILMSF from the coding sequence GTGATTAATAATGTAACTAAAGCTCCTATTTCGCAATTGTTAGATTCAGAGAGAAGTTATATCTACCATATTCCAAAGTACCAAAGAGAATATACCTGGTCTAAGTCGCAATGGGAAAATTTATTTGATGATTTAACCGAAAATGATGCTGGGTATTTTTTAGGCTCGATTATTTGTATAAATACAATTACTAGTGCTCTGGGAGACCCTGAATTTGAAGTAGTCGATGGTCAGCAACGTTTAACGACTTTAAGCATTTTGCTCGCTACATTATATGGAGTGCTCGATGATCACCGTGGTGAGCTTGATGAAGATAATGTTTCAGACTTACTACAGTTGAAGCGGAAAATTGTGTTGAAGAAAGATAATAATAAAATAAGGGTCTCTCCTCAAATTCAAAATAGCAATTTAGAAGATTATGAGTATTTGATGGGTGAACTGAAAATTCTGCCAAGTCGTAAAAAACCAAAAAATACGGGAAATCGTAGAATCTATAAAGCACATACATACTTTAAGAATCGTCTTTTAGAAGAAGGCGAAAATTCTGTTGAAAAAATAAAGAAATGGCTTTTGATTTTGGAAAAGGTTAATGCTGCAATAGTTGTGATGATTGAGGTCTCAACACATGCTGATGCTTATACCTTATTTGAATCACTAAATAATAGAGGTACACCATTAACAGCGGTAGACTTAATGAAAAATTTACTGCTCGCACAAGTTGATCAAAATAAAAATTCTTCGATTGATGTGTTTTTTGATCAATGGACACAAATTTTAGATTTAATAGGAAATGAATACAAAATTCAAGAAAGATTTTTTAGACATTATTATAATGCTTTTAGGACTACAATTAATGAACCTTTTAAAAAGGGTAATGAAAGTAAAAAATTCCCTTTAGGAGCAATTGCTACGCGGTCAACATTATTAAGTATTTATCAAACTATGATAAAAAATGACCCTGAAAAGTTCCTTGATTCTATTATCCGAAGCGCCAGAGTGTATGCTAGTATACTTTTAAACGAAGAGGATCTTCCTGCAGAAATCAAAGAGCACCTTAAAGATCTTGAAAGAATTCAAGGTTCTCCATCACATTTATTATTGTTATATTTATTTGAAAATCAAGCTAAACTCTTCCTTGACGATCAAACTCTAAGTAAGATTGTCTCATTACTTGTTAAATTTTTCGTGCGACGAAATTTAACTGATGTACCAAATACTCGTGATTTAACTAAAATTTTTATGGATATAATATTATTAATTGAAGAAAATGATTTAATAGAAAATAATATTTATATCTTAATACGTGATCAGCTAAAAAGACATTCTGTAGATGACATGATATTTAAAGATAAGCTTAGAGGGGATATTTATGAAGAAAATGCTGGAGCGGCTAGATTTGTATTATCTAAAATAGCACAACAAGGAATGACGAAAGAGTCAAAGGTAAATTTATGGGAGAGAAATAAAAACAATAAATACGTATGGACAATTGAACACATTTTTCCTCAAGGGAAAAATATTCCTCAAGATTGGGTCGATATGATAGCTGATGGTGACGTCGAGAAAGCTAGAGATCATCAACAAAACCTAGTTCATACTCTAGGAAATTTAACTATTACGGGTTATAACAGTAATTTGAGTAATCTTCCGTTTATAACTAAAAGAGATAAAACTGATCGAAACGGCTTATATATAGGTTTTAAAAATGGAATAAATTTAAATGAGGATCTTAAAAACGCGGAAGCTTGGAAACCGGAAATGATAAATAAAAGAACAGAAAATTTAGTGGAGAGGATATTAATATTAATGTCATTTTAG
- a CDS encoding GNAT family N-acetyltransferase yields the protein MNIRKATLKDAAGIAKVQVDTWKTTYRGMVPDDYLDHMSYERREEMWGKIIGDGQVVYVAEDNGEVVGFANGGEERSNKYSGYDGELFAIYILESYQRQGLGKKLMAPVVDELKSKGLSSMIVCVLEKNDSKRFYEVLGAEKVDTVKINFGGRDLKEAVYGWKDLEQVNL from the coding sequence ATGAACATCAGAAAAGCAACACTCAAAGATGCTGCAGGGATTGCGAAGGTACAGGTGGACACTTGGAAGACTACTTACAGAGGCATGGTGCCTGATGATTATCTGGATCACATGTCTTATGAGCGCCGGGAAGAGATGTGGGGAAAGATTATCGGTGATGGCCAGGTTGTCTATGTGGCGGAGGACAATGGTGAGGTTGTCGGGTTTGCGAATGGCGGGGAAGAGAGAAGTAATAAATATTCCGGTTATGACGGAGAGCTTTTTGCGATTTACATACTTGAGTCCTATCAGCGCCAGGGACTTGGCAAAAAGCTGATGGCGCCTGTGGTGGACGAGTTGAAGAGTAAAGGACTTTCTTCCATGATTGTCTGCGTGCTTGAGAAGAATGATTCCAAGCGTTTTTATGAGGTGCTTGGTGCAGAGAAGGTCGATACGGTGAAAATTAACTTTGGCGGTAGAGATCTGAAGGAAGCGGTGTATGGGTGGAAGGATCTTGAGCAGGTGAATTTATAA